From a single Capsicum annuum cultivar UCD-10X-F1 chromosome 12, UCD10Xv1.1, whole genome shotgun sequence genomic region:
- the LOC107849452 gene encoding alpha,alpha-trehalose-phosphate synthase [UDP-forming] 5-like codes for MSLYTETTDGSFIDRKDSTLVWNYQYADPDFGSCQAKELLDDLESVLANELVTVKSGHDIVEVKPQGVNKGLVAERLLETMQQKGTAPDFVLCIGDDRSDQNMFEVVMSAVASSSLSPVAEVFACTVRQKPSKAKYYLEDTTEILRMLQGLASGSEHSAKHVSISPQRIIIEKE; via the exons ATGAGCCTCTACACAGAAACCACTGATGGTTCTTTCATAGATAGAAAGGACAGCACGCTTGTTTGGAACTACCAATACGCAGATCCAGATTTTGGCTCATGTCAGGCAAAAGAGCTTCTAGATGACTTGGAAAGCGTTCTTGCAAATGAACTGGTTACAGTTAAGAGTGGCCATGACATTGTAGAAGTGAAGCCTCAG GGTGTCAACAAAGGTCTTGTAGCAGAACGTCTCCTAGAAACAATGCAGCAGAAAGGAACAGCGCCAGATTTTGTGCTCTGCATAGGGGATGATCGATCAGATCAGAATATGTTCGAGGTGGTAATGAGTGCTGTCGCAAGTTCCTCACTTTCCCCCGTGGCTGAAGTGTTTGCTTGCACAGTTCGCCAGAAACCAAGCAAGGCTAAGTATTATTTGGAGGACACTACGGAGATTCTAAGAATGTTGCAGGGCCTGGCGTCTGGGTCAGAGCATTCTGCTAAACATGTTTCGATATCTCCTCAACGCATAATCATCGAAAAAGAatag